The Candidatus Bathyarchaeia archaeon genome includes a region encoding these proteins:
- a CDS encoding class I SAM-dependent methyltransferase: MLDKFNEVEHYFTSKPRSKIEFRLIHAYLHGRRFQFLTSTGIFSKKRIDLGTRVLIEHMILPKEGHVLDLGCGYGAIGIVAAALNPNLRVVMVDINRRAVKLAKHNININGISNAEVRHGNLYEPVRGMSFNCILSNPPISAGLATVKTMITEAPKYMKDGATFQMVVKSKICGERLRRIFEETFGDFTVLVRRSGYRVLMAEKKACQD; this comes from the coding sequence ATGCTTGATAAATTTAATGAAGTAGAGCATTATTTCACTTCTAAACCAAGATCTAAAATAGAGTTTAGATTAATACATGCTTACCTGCATGGGAGGCGCTTTCAGTTCTTAACCTCAACAGGAATTTTCTCGAAGAAGCGCATTGATTTGGGCACTAGGGTTTTAATAGAGCATATGATTCTACCCAAGGAGGGCCATGTCCTAGATTTAGGGTGCGGATATGGTGCCATTGGAATAGTTGCTGCCGCATTAAATCCAAACCTTCGTGTAGTTATGGTTGATATAAATAGGCGGGCTGTTAAGCTCGCCAAACATAACATCAATATTAATGGTATCAGTAATGCTGAAGTTAGGCATGGTAATCTCTATGAACCAGTTAGGGGCATGAGTTTCAACTGCATACTTTCCAACCCACCCATAAGCGCTGGGCTGGCGACCGTGAAGACTATGATAACTGAGGCGCCAAAATATATGAAGGATGGTGCAACATTTCAAATGGTTGTCAAATCTAAGATTTGCGGAGAGAGACTTAGACGGATATTTGAAGAGACATTCGGTGATTTCACAGTTCTCGTAAGGAGAAGCGGATATCGCGTATTAATGGCTGAAAAGAAAGCATGTCAGGATTGA